aaatttgatGTAACTTATGaacaatattttaatttaatcatgaatttatttttattggatgttttaattgatttttttattaagtatTGACTTCAGTTTCGAATGATGTGCGATTTGGAAATAAATTCCTCGTTTATCAAGCAATTTTATGAAGTTTTTAAACTTGATGTTAATCAAAATCGTTTAGCCAATATGTAAAAAATGGAGTCATTCTAGAATGTATTGACTGAAGATTGTGACTGGAATCCTTGTAGCATGCATATGatcaatttttaattataatgtaaaGGATTCTAAGTTTGAACTCGAATGATTGATCATAAATGATCGACTGTCAACAGGCATGCTTTAGGAAAGTTCATTATTTGAGTGCTGCCGAATGACATCGTTCATAATAACATTGTCGAAGGGCAATATTACAAGAAAAATAGTATTCTTAAAGGATATCTATTGATAAAACTTATGTAAATCAATAGTGTTCCATGTCTTGGAAACTGGCTTTCTTAAAAGTTCTTTTAATCAATACATGTGCGTGTTGACACATTCGTATATCTGGAAAGGGCCCTTCCAATTACATCCCATTTTTCCTTTGCCTTAAGAGGATTGTGAAGCTTCAATGTTTCGAAGAACAAAGTCTCCAAGGTAGAACTACAAAGGCcgtactatttttttttgtcatgagTGGACTTCATCCGTTGGTGATAATCTTCCTTTGATGCTACTTGTCCCTTTTCTTCTTCTAGGAGTTCAAACTTTTTTCTATTCGTATTATTATCTGCTTCCGAATAGAAAATTTTCCCCAGGTTGGATGCTTTTATATCCACGAGGACAAATTCTTTTGTCTTGTATGTAAAGAAGAACAAATTTTCCCCTATAGCTCTTCTTGGAATTATTCGGTATGTTCATAAGACACTTTGCATCTGTTCCACCTAAAATGACTCAAGTTTGTCTAGTCTCTTCTTCAGCCCTTGCACAATCGTTGATTTGTTAATgtcaaatattaatataaattgggCATTTAACTAAAATCTTAAGTTTTTAGTTCAGTTGGTTCcatgatatggtatcagagcccctTTAACTAAATGATTAAGAGTACGATTCCCAGCAATCTCATTTGCTGATTAAATTATAGGATATGATAATATGAGCTTGTGTTGTGCGTGCTTCAAGTCAGTTCGCATTTGCATATACGGGCGTGTCAGATATTATGGAGTCTTTCATAGTAGGTTCGAAAAGTAATCATCTTTTACACTGATAATATGGATTGAAATAATGGAAGAGGTTGGTTCGACTTTGGCACACTTGGTGAAGGGTTCTACTGCCACAGTAAAGGATTTTTTTAATGTTTAGTTGTAGGGAAGGCtgctaattttttatatattataaattaggtgtttataatatattttttaggatttGAGATTTGTAAATTAGAGCATAACTAAATTatgatataaatatatattttattttgtgatatataaaaaacaatCACATATTAATAATTAGTTTTGCTAATAtgatttgattataattttataatttttatattaaaaataaaaaaaaaagaaaagaaaagaaaaaaccttCCAATGGAATGTGTGAAAAAGTAGTTTAACTTTCAATAATGGGCTTCAAGGTTTGGtcttttggtgttttttttttttctaaagccATTTATCGAACACAAAATTGCTATCTCTatttagtaaaaaatttaagggtaaatttcaaataaaacttttgtagtttcactaattttcagataaagtaatgtgatttatttattttcaaagtaaggactgagattttcaactttagcaaaataaggattttttcgattgatactattaaaatcaccattgacgacttcaaaaattacatattttaagcaactttaattctttaacttttttattttgagattatttagatgatgtttggtaaagagagaaagttaatgtttagagagagaaagttccaaaaaagatgattttcgaaaatcgaaaatgtagttccatagtaaatgtgacattgaacaactttaattcttgaaaattttcatttccagGTCgttaaaaatagttttaatagcattaattaaaaaggtcattgttttattaaaagtgcgaaaccgcaatcctcgttttgataaaaaaaatatatcacagtcctttatttgaaaattagtgaaacataaggattttatttaaaatttacccaaaatttaatcaaacatagttcgtaattttataaatatagtACATTTATACCGATATCATagcatattatatttttttattcataaaatttattaaaatataaaaaagttcatatttatacttttattttctcttctaactctataatttttcaaacatttttcattcatttttttttatttaatacttCATTTTCCtctgaatttgttcaaaaaacttgattgcccatgaactttcaaaatgtctTGATAGTcctctcaacttgcataaaatattcagttaacccctcgaacttacataaaatgtaatcaattgatcattcgatcgcaaaaaaaaataagttaaatgcggaagatgtattccacccatcttagaatgttattgtataattcaaaaatagattaaaaatgaagttattgattactcaactatacaacttgacttctctaatattagaactgcataTCCCGATTTTGGTCGTGTTACTTTTTTTGagactcgtgcaatacatcttccgtatttaacttacttttttgcaatcgagtgatcaattgattacattttatgcaagtttagagaggtaactgaacattttatgcaagttgagagggctatcgagacactttcaAAGTTTAGAAGGCCAGtcaagctttttggataagttcggggagcaaatgatgtattaaactaataataaataaagaatgaatataagaagtattaTTGGATTAagagtcactcttaaatcactaaaattatttatattatttttagagattgAACTAAGAGTCTGTTGTGTTGCGGATGCTCTAAATAttaaggccctgtttgggaattagctgttagctgattacattagctgttagctgattacattagctgatttgactagctgtttgtgtagacctgtttggtaaaaattagctgattgataatagcggtttgtgcaaaaagacgaataagagcatttttttaatacataaaaatataaataaaataattagggttaaagaagtccattaattttaatattgcaaaaagctaattgaaaaaactcctaaaaggagctttttctaaattagctgttttcatcccaaaactctcccccaaacctctctccaccaaacgcttcaatcagcggtttcagtagtcaaaccgctaaagttggtcaaaaccgctctttttattccAAAACGCTGTTTACCAAAAACGACCTAAGGTATTAAACAGCCATTTGGCTACTGACCCAAGTGAAGTGGTAGTTGAACTTTGGAACATTAACAAAAATCAAAATTCTAAAGCTCTAATCTTGTATACTCAGAAACACATAATTAATGCTATGAAATAAATCACAACCGCACATCCTAATTCTCATATCTGATCTAACCCATCTCTCAGAACATCCAAAGGTTAATCCTTTCCACCGTCacgaaattatatattattttctttttcaaattaCATCGCTCGATTTTCTTTCTACACTTGAACTCTCTTGTGTAAGCTTCCCATCAGCAAGATCTCACCACCGGGCAGATCCACTGCAACTCAGAACTCACATTCCTTCTCTCCAAGCTCAAGTTCTGTAGATTCTAACAATTCAATGTCGGTTAtatcaattccttgttttctGCTCTTCTTTATGAGCTTCATTGTTGAAGGCTCAGTTCATGAGTACAGAGGAGATAGATTTGTGGCTAAAGGTAATGCGTTTGTTGTTCATGGAGGTAATGAGGGGATTTACTCTTCCCCCGCTGGAAATTTCAATGAGACCGCTGAAATGACTTCAAATCGCGACTCTTTTATACGGTAATTCTGGGTTTATTCTCTTATACGACGAGATCTCCCGATTTTTAGGTCGAATTTGGTAATTGAAGTGGATAAGATAATATATTTGCTTTTATACAATTGGTTTTTGGAGTTATTTGGGTCAAATGATGTGGTCAGTAGTATGTCGAAGTTTATTAATTCTCCGAGAAGTAGCATTTTATTGAGAAACACAAGATCGTAGCATATCCAAAGTTTATGTTTCAAGAATTTTCCCcaaatttaaatttgaaattcTATAGCTCGTAGATTTGTTGtctgtgatttttttttgttatatcaAACCTGCTTATGTGGAATGGTGGATTTTGCTAACTGTATAGGCTATAACATCTCAAATCCTTCAATATCAATTATCAGATGGTCCTGATTCATTAGACTTGATGTAGTTTTCCAGTTTCATTAATAGTGGAttcattttttatgtttatcaGTTTTGAAAAGATAACATTCCGGAGAAGTGAGGAATTTTCTAACATTTCCTCGGGGCCAATCCAAGCAGTTATTTTTGAGGTAGAAGATAGAGAGACAATAGGAGGTTCAGCCTATGGCGGTCAAAGAGCTATTTGTTGCACAGGTGATCTTGCTAAGTTGGGTGTGTGCTCTCAAGGAGAAATAATCCATCGACCTTCAATGAATGATCCTAATTGGCCCCATGTTTTTGGTGTTTCCTTCGAAGTCGATGAACTGGTTGCTACGTTGCGATCAAGATCCATACAGATCACTAAAACTGGGATGTATAATTTGTATTTCATGCATTGTGACCCGAATCTCAAGGATGTGGTTGTAGAGGGGAAAACTATATGGAAAAACCCTACTGGATATTTACCTGGTAGAATGGCACCTCTGATGAACTTCTATGGGTTCATGTCACTTGCTTTCGTCTTACTTGGAGTTCTCTGGTTCTATCAATATGCTAGATTCTGGAAGGAAGTTTTTCCATTGTTGAATTGCATAACAATGGTAATAACACTAGGCATGTTTGAAATGGCTTTTTGGTATTTTGACTATGTTGAATTCAATGAAACTGGAGTTAGGCCAACTGGCATCACAATATGGGCAGTTACTTTTGGTGCAATTAAACGCACAGTGGCTCGTCTCATAATTCTCATGGTGTCGATGGGTTATGGTGTTGTCCGACCTACCTTAGGTGGCCTCACATCAAAGGTGATCATGCTTGGGATGACATTTTTTCTGGCTTC
The window above is part of the Euphorbia lathyris chromosome 3, ddEupLath1.1, whole genome shotgun sequence genome. Proteins encoded here:
- the LOC136223976 gene encoding uncharacterized protein, which encodes MSVISIPCFLLFFMSFIVEGSVHEYRGDRFVAKGNAFVVHGGNEGIYSSPAGNFNETAEMTSNRDSFIRFEKITFRRSEEFSNISSGPIQAVIFEVEDRETIGGSAYGGQRAICCTGDLAKLGVCSQGEIIHRPSMNDPNWPHVFGVSFEVDELVATLRSRSIQITKTGMYNLYFMHCDPNLKDVVVEGKTIWKNPTGYLPGRMAPLMNFYGFMSLAFVLLGVLWFYQYARFWKEVFPLLNCITMVITLGMFEMAFWYFDYVEFNETGVRPTGITIWAVTFGAIKRTVARLIILMVSMGYGVVRPTLGGLTSKVIMLGMTFFLASEVLEIVENVGAVSDLSGKARLFLVLPVAILDAFFILWIFKSLSATLNKLQARRMMVKLDIYRKFTNALAVGVVVSVGWICYELYYKSNDIYNEQWQDAWIIPAFWHILSYSLLCMICALWAPSQNSMRYAYSDDAAEEFDRDESSLTLIKPAAMPSKDVRIATEARPVQSNNSSSNDDVEEDKTE